The window ACGATTAAAAGGAATTTCGAGGTGGAAGTATGAGTTGGAAACTAAAGAGCCTCGATGAATTGGGATTTGTTAGTCGGGGGCGATCTCGACACAGACCCCGCGATGCTGCCCACCTCTACGGCGGACCGCATCCATTTGTACAAACGGGAGATGTGAAACACGCGGGGCTGTATCTAACCAACTATACCCAGACTTACAGTGAAGACGGGTTGGTGCAAAGCCGTATGTGGCCCGCAGGCACGCTGTGTATCACCATTGCGGCCAATATCGCTGATACTGCGATTCTTGGTTTCGATGCGTGTTTTCCGGACAGTGTGATTGGTTTTATCCCCGACAAACAGAAGGCAGATGCACGTTTCATCAAGTACCTGTTCGACACATTATTACAACGCAAGTATAAGCAATTTACACAGGGGGCTGCCCAGGATAATCTGAGTCAAGCCAAACTCCTATCGTTGAGGTTTCCGATACCAGGAATCACCGAACAGAAGCTGATTGCTGATAAAATCTCCGCCTACGACGACCTGATCGAGAACAACCGGCGGCGGATTCAGTTGCTGGAGCAGGCGGCACGTCTGCTTTACAAGGAATGGTTCGTCCACCTCCGCTTCCCCGGCCACGAACACAGCAAAATTGTGGATGGCGTACCAGAAGGATGGGAACAACGAAACCTTCAAGAAATAGCGACCATACAAAAAGGTAAGAACATAACGAAGGATATGACCGAAGACGGAGTTGTCCCAGTTGTTGCGGGAGGATTGAAGCCAGCTTATTATCACAACGTGGCAAACACTACAGGATCTGTCATAACAGTCAGCGCATCTGGAGCCAATGCAGGGCATGTGGCTCTTTACCATCAAGATATTTGGGCATCTGACTGCTCCTATTTGAGTAGCAGTGACAATCCAGAAATTTGGTTTTTCTATCTTGCCATGGTTTACCGTCAGCCCGAAATTACCAGGATGCAACAGGGCGCAGCACAACCGCATGTTTATCCAAAGCATTTAATGCGTCTTAGCATTCTTTATCCACCCCAAATTTTGCGGAATCTTTTTCATGGTACTGTAGAGCCAATATTTCTACAGATTGCCAACCATGAAAAGCAAATTGACAATCTTGCCAAAGCCCGAGACCTCCTCCTGCCCAAACTGATGAACGGTGAGGTGGAGGTATGAGCAACTATCCCCGTATTGAATGGACGCACAAACACGCGCCTCAACGGGTGACCCGAGGAAATCCGGGAGCAATAATCGAATATGGCCTGAAAATGTGGATGGCACAAATGATGTTGAAGCAAAGACAACGAAGAAATTCGGAATTTCCGAATTTCAATCGGACGGAGCATCCAGCGTGAGGAGAGCCTGAAAGAATTGGCAGAGGTAAAAGAACATTACACCTGAAGATTCATTGAAACCCCACACGACGTCGGGTAAGTGTCGGGATAACGTCGGGAAAGATTTCGTTGCCTGTCGGGAAAAGCTTCCGTCACCATTCCCGGCTGGCGGAATTGATCGGTATTACCGAGCGAAAGAGATGGATTATTGCGACGGATCGGCGGGAGGAAGGAAGGATACTGGGAGGTAATTGAATGACACCTGCCCCCTACACCGAAGACACCCTGGTTCAGCAGACCACTGCCGAGTATCTGGAGCGGGAACTGGGCTGGGAGTCGGTGTACGCCTACAACAACGAGAACTTCGGGCCGGACAGCCTGCTGGGCCGGGAATCAGACCGCGAGGTGGTATTGACCCGCACCCTGCGGGCCAAGATTGAAGAACTCAATCCCGGCCTGCCCACCACAGCCTATGAGGATGCTGTCCGCCGGATCGTTACGGTCTCCGCCTCCCAGAACATGGCCGCCACCAACTGTGAAAAGTACGAATTGATCAAGGAGGGAACGCAGGTCACCTTTCGCAATACCAAGGGCGAACGGGTGCGGCAACGCCTACGCATCTTTGACTTCGACGAGCCTACAAACAACCACTTCCTCTGTGTGCGGGAACTGTGGGTGCGCGGTGACCTCTACCGACGTCGGGCGGACATCGTCGGCTTTGTCAACGGTCTGCCGCTGTTGTTCATGGAGTTGAAGAACGTCAGCAAGGACATTCGCGCCGCTTACGAGCAGAACTTTCTGGATTACAAGGACACGGTCCCGCATCTGTTCCATCACAACGCTTTTGTCGTGCTGGCCAACGGCGTGGATGCTAAGCTTGGCTCGCTCACCAGCCGGTTCGAGCATTTCCACGAATGGAAACGACTGGCCGAAAATGAGCCGGGCGTGGTGGCCATGGAGACCCTTCTCAAAGGGATGTGCGCGAAAGCCAATTTTCTGGACCTGGTGGAGAACTTCATTGTTTTCGATGACTCGGCCGGAGAGTCGAGAAAGATTCTGGCTCGCAACCATCAGTTTCTGGGCGTCAATCGGGCCATCGAGGCGGTCCGCGACAGGAAGAACCGAAACGGCAAGTTGGGGGTGTTCTGGCATACCCAGGGCTCTGGCAAGAGTTATTCCATGGTCTTTTTCACCCGCAAGGTGCATCGCAAACTGGGCGGCAACTTCACCTTTCTGATCCTCACCGACCGTGAAGACCTGGACACACAAATTTACAAAACCTTTGCCGGATGCGGCGTGGTGGACAACGACCGTGACCCGTGCCGGGCTGCAAGCGGTGAGCATCTTGCCCAGTTGCTGGCCCTGCACAAGTCGCATGTCTTTTCGCTGATCCAGAAATTCAATCAGGCCGTGGTCAAAGGGGAGCCCTACTCCCAACGCGACGACCTCATCGTCATCACCGACGAGGCCCATCGCACCCAGTACGGCACCCTGGCCCTCAACATGCGCAACGCCCTGCCCAACGCCGGCTACATCGGATTCACCGGCACGCCACTGTTCAAGGACGACGAGATCACCCGGCGAGTCTTCGGCGATTACGTCTCGACCTATGATTTCCAGCGAGCCGTGGAGGACAAGGCCACGGTGCCGCTGTATTACGATGCGCGTGGCGATAAGCTCGGCGTGGCTGTCGGCGATCTGAACGAGCGGATTGCCGAGAAACTGGAAGAACTGGAGACAGGTAATATCGATGTGGAGCAGCGCCTGGAACAAGATCTCAAGCGCGATTATCATATCATTACGGCCGGGAAACGTCTTGACCAGGTGGCCCGCGATTTTGTCCGGCATTACTCCACAGCGTGGGAAACCGGTAAGGCCATGCTGGTCTGCATCGACAAAATCACCTGCGTCCGCATGCACAAGCTGATCGAGTTCTATTGGAACGAGAGAATCGGCGAGCTGGAAGCGCAATTGCTCAAGGCCACGGATGAGCAGGATGAACAGTATCGGTGGCGCCGCATCCAGTGGATGCGGCAGACACAGATGGCGGTGGTAATCAGTGAGGAGCAGGGCGAGGTCGAGAAGTTTCGCAAATGGGATCTGGATATCACCCCGCACCGCCGCCTGATCAAGGAGGGCATCGACCTGTCCGAGGCGATGCGGAAACAGCCGCACTTCCAGAACATGCAGCGACTGCCCTTGGACGAGGCGTTCAAGGCCGAAGAACACCCCTTTCGCGTGGCCATCGTCTGTGCCATGTGGCTGACCGGCTTTGATGTTCCCAGCCTCTCGATCTTGTATCTCGACAAGCCGCTCAAGGCGCACACCCTGATGCAGGCCATTGCCCGGGCCAACCGGGTTAACGAAGGCAAGAACAACGGGATGATTGTGGATTACTGCGGTATTTTGAAGAACCTGCGCAAGGCGCTGGCAACCTTTGCCGGGACAGGCGATGACGGGCGCGGTGGCGATGGGGACGAAACCGAACCGGCCAGGCCCGAGGAGGAATTGCTGGCCGATCTCGCGGAGGCGATTTCGATGGTGAGAGAGTTCATGGAAGAGCGCAAAGCCTCCCTGGACGACATCATTCAAAAAACCGGCTTTGCCCGGAATGCAGCAATATGGGCGGCGAAAGAAGCGGCCAATGCAAATGATAAGACGAGAAAACGTTTCGAGATAATGAGCCGGGCAGTGTTTTCGAAATTTAAAGCCTGCATCACCATTGAAAGCATTGATGATTATCGCAACGACTACGAAGCGATCAATATCATCTATAAAAGCCTTCAGCAGGACCGCGATCAGGCGGACATTGCCGATATCCTCCGGGATTTGCACCGGATCGTTGATGAGACGATTGAAACCCAGCCGGAACAAATTGATGAGCCCTTTGAAGCTTATGATATCAGCAAGATCGATTTTGACCGCTTGCGCCGGGAGTTCGAACGCAGCCCGGCCAAGCGCACCACCGTGCAGAATCTGAAAGCTGCCATAGAAGAACGTCTGCACCGCCTGCTCCAACAAAATCCGCTGCGGACCGATTTCCAGAAGCACTATGAGGAGATCGTCGCCGAGTACAACCGTGAAAAAGATCGCTTGACCATAGAGAAGACCTTTGAAGCGCTTCTCAAACTCATAGAAGAGATGGACGATGAAGAGAGGCGCGCGGTGCGAGAAGGACTGACAGAAGAAACCCTGGCTATCGTTGATCTCCTCAAAAAGCCGGAGCTGACCGCCGCAGAGAGCAAACGCATCAAGGCCGTGGCCGTCGACCTGCTTAAAACCCTCAAGGCGGAAAAACTGCGGATCAATCATTGGCGTGACAAGGAATCCACCCGGGACGCCGTTCGGCTGACGATTCATGATTTTCTCTGGAGCGAACAAACCGGGTTGCCGGAAGCTTATTCAGAAGAGGACGTACGGGACAGGACGGAAGCGGTTTTCGTGCATGTGTTTCGGGCGTACCCAACGGTGCCGTCACCGTACTACGCCAACATGGCGTCATAGGGCGTATCGCAAGGAAGGTATGAGCTTTTCATTCACGTCTGAAGCTCTTCGCAGATCCCACTTCCATCATCCGCTGTGTCAACCAATGGAGCGTCGGATACAAAGGCCCCGGTTCTCCCCTTTTTGAAGGGGGCCTTTTCTTTTTTATTCGGGAAAGGTATGATTGATATGTGCATTTTTCTCTCGGATAGAGGCCTTATGGGGAGGTTGAAGAGGTGTATTGTTATCAGAATCCTCTGACCGTCATTGTCTGATCGCGGGTGCAGTCCACTATTCATGAAATATCACGATCAAATCTACACCGTGAAAGGAGGCTGAAAAATGAAAATGTTTTACGTTATTTATCCGGATTACTTCGATGAACTCATGACAAAAGCCATTAAGAGAGCTGGTTACAAACAGTATACGAAAATGCACGGTCTGACGGGTGAAGGCGAAGAATCGGAGGCGAAGTTGGGTACGAGTTACTCACCTGGAAGGAACAAAACCCTTTTAATGGCCGTGGACGATAACGAGATTCCTCGACTTCTGGAAATGATGCGGGAACTGAGGGCGGAGCATCCCAAAGCGGGTTTTCGGGCGTTTACTTTTCCCCTGGAAGAATGTGTTTAAAAGTACCCTTGCCCGAATTGCCCTTTTTAGGAGTCGGATTGTCTTCACCGGAACCGACCCCGTTTCTGATTGATCATCAGGGCGCCTTTTTCCCCGCGTCCGTATTTTTGTCCCGAACCTCGGTCAATTTATCCGCTTCGGTTATCCACCCCCCTCCCATGGCTTTGTAAATATTGACCAGAGAGGCAAAAAGCGAAGCCCGGTACATGACATAATTGAGCTGGGCGGGGAACGACTGTTCCTCGGCCTGAAGTACGGTGGAATAGGGGGCATAACCGCCGTCGTACAGAAGTTTCGACAGCCGCGTATACTCGCCGGCGGCGTCGACCAGCCTCTTCTGGGCCTGAAGTTGCTCGATGATTTTGCTGCGCGTGGCCAGCGCGTTTTCCACATCGGAAAAGGCGTTTTGAATGGAGAGTTCATAGGCCAGAAGAGCCGCTTTATGGGCGGCCTCCGCCTGTTGAACCTGACCGGAAACAGCCCCGGCGGTAAAGATCGGACCCGTAATGGTTCCTCCATAGTTCCATGTTCGGGCCGGGCTCTTGAAAAGGTCGGATAGGTGTCCGCTGGCTTGACCATATCCGGCAGTCAGTGAAATGGTCGGAAAATAAAGGGTCCGGGCGGCGCCGATCTGAGCGTTTGCGGCAATGAGGTTTTGTTCAGCCTGCATGATATCGGGCCGATTGGCCAGCAGTTCCGACGGCAGATCTGCCGGAACCTCGGGCAGGGCAAGCTCGCCGAGGGTCCGGCCGCGTGAAACCGGACCCGGGTTGCGCCCGAGCAATAGGGACAGGGCGTTTTCAATGTGTACAATCTGTGATTCGATTTGCGGTATGGTGGCCGCCGCAGTTTCGTAACGCGTCCTCGCCTGCTCGACGGTCATCCGGGAAACCTGGCCGTATTTATGCTGGAGCTCGAAAAGGCGAACCGATTCCCCATAGGATGCCAGGTTTTGACGGGCAATCGCCAGTTGTTCATCAAGGCCGCAAAGCTCGAAGTAATTCGTTGCCGCCAGGGCAACGACGGACAGGATTATCCCACGACGCGCTTCTTCGGTACCCAGCAGGTTGGCCCTGGCCGCCTCGGACAGACGCCGTACACGTCCCCAGAGATCGATTTCCCATGTGGCGCCGGCAAAAACCTGATACGCTTCCTGGGGGTTAGGCACGCTGCCGGGCAAGGGGGCGGCGTTCTCTTCACTCAAACGCTGGCGGGCGCCACTCCCGTTGTAACTGGCCTGCGGAAACAGGGGGGATCTCACCTGGGTGAGCATGCCCGCGGCCTGTTCGACGTTGGCCGCGGCGATTCTGATGTCTTTGTTGTTCCCGAGCGCTTCCTCGATCAGAGTATCGAGTACCGGGTCATGAAACTGCTTCCACCAGAGGGTGTTTGCCGAATCCCGGGCTTCCTTCACGCCATAGCGATAAACCTCCGGTGAGTTAACGGCAGGTCGGGAATAGTCGGGGCCGGCCATGCAACCCGTCAGCAGAAGCGTGCAGAAAATCAGAAAAAACCGGCGCATGTCAGGATCCCCCTTCAGGATGTGATGGGGGTTTCTCCTCTATTCCGTTGGAGGCCGTGTCTTCCCCCTCCGGAGGCGATATGCCCGTCTTTTTTTTGCTCCGTTCGTGAAGCCGGTCGAACAGATAGAAGAACAGGGGCACATAAAGCATGGCCAGGGTGGTTTCCCCGATCATGCCGCCAATGATTCCGGTTCCGATGGAATGACGGGCATTGGCGCCGGCGCCCGTGGCAATGGCGAGAGGCAACACGCCGCAGATGAAGGCCAGGGAGGTCATGATGATGGGACGCAGTCTTTCCTCACCGGCCCGGATGGTGGCCTCCATGATGGACAATCCCTGCTTGCGGAGTTCCACGGCAAAGCTGACCCGCAAAACCGCATTTTTGGCGCCCAGTCCAATAAGCACAAGCATCCCGATTTGCAAATAGACGTCGTTGTGCAGACCCCGCATCCAGTTAAACGCCAGGGCTCCGAGAATGCCGAAGGGAACCGCCGTCATGACGGAACCCGGCAGGGTCCAGGACTCAAACTGGGCCGCCAGGACGAGGAACACGATGATCAAGCCGAAGACAAAGGCGACCGCCGAGGTGGCCCCTGATTTCTTTTCCTCAAAGGCCATGCCGGACCAGGAGAAAGCAAAACCCTGCGGCAAAACTTCGCGGGCCACTTCCTCCATGGCCTGGATTGCCTCGCCGGAACTGTATCCCATAGCGGGATTTCCAGTTACCTGTCCCGCGGGAAAACCGTTGAAGTGAGGCAGAAGATCCGGACCGCTGGTGTAATGAGTGGAAACAACCGCGGAAAGAGGGACCATCTCCCCGCTTTTCGACCGTGTATAAAGTCGGTTTACATCGGAGGGGTCCTGGCGATACGGGGCGTCGGATTGAAGAATGACATCCCAGATTCGGCTGTACTGATTGTACTGGCTGACCTTAAGCGAGCCGAACTGGGTCTGGAGGGCGCTGTACACGTCCTGCACCGGTACGTCGAGCAGCACCGCTTTTTCACGGTCCACGTCGACCCGCAATTGCTGTGACGATGAGCGGAACATGCTGTTCAGGTCGCTCAGTTCAGGACGTTTTCGTGCCTCATCCAGGAATTTTTGAATCAAATCGTAAAGCATTGCCGGATCACCGGACTCCCTGTCCTGGATCCAGAATTCAAAACCGCCGGTGGTGCCGATACCGGGGATAGCAGGCGGCGCAATGGGGATGATTTTGCCCGTTTTGATCGTCTGAGCGCCTTCATAAACGGACAACAGAACGGCTCCGGCATTTTCTTTGAATGCTTTTTTCAAGGAACCGTAGCGTTCCTTAAAGTCTTTCAACGTAACAAAAAAGGTCGCCGCGTTCGTCTTATATTGACCGTCGATCAGGCTGTAGCCGGTGATGGCCGTCCGGTTCTCGACCGCCGGATTTTTGGCGAACAGGCTGTCCAGATCCTCGGCGGTCTCGGCCGTTCTTCCCAGCCCGGCGGCATCGGGCATGACCAAGGCGGCCAGCACGTATCCCTGGTCCTCGTTTGGAACAAAGCCGGTGGGAATCGTCAGAAACAGGTGAACGAGGGCCCAGATGAAGAAAAAAAGCAGAATGAAGGCCGGGACCATGCGCTTGATGATCAGGGTCACCGCATGGCCGAAGGCCAGGGTGATGCGGTCGACCTGACGGTTGAACCATGCAAAGAACCCTTTCCGCGGTTTTTCCGTATGCTTGAGCATGAGCGCGCACATGGCCGGTGTCAGCGTCAAGGCCACGAAACCGGAAAGGGCGACGGAAATCACGATCGTCACCGCAAACTGTTTATAAAGCTGTCCCGTGGTGCCGGGCAAAAAGGCGGCGGGGATAAAAACCGAAGCCATAACCAGCACCACCGCCACGAGGGAACTTCCGATTTCCTCCATGGCCTTGATGGTCGCTTCCTTCGGCGGTAGATGTTTTTTCGTCATGTTCCTCTCGACATTCTCCACCACCACGATGGCATCGTCCACAACCATACCGATGGCGAGGATAAGGCCGAAGAGGGTTAAGAGGTTGACGGAAAAACCCAGGGCGAGCATGCCGGTGAAGGTCCCGATCAATGACACCAGAATGGCCACCGTGCAGATGATCGTGGAACGGAAGCTTTGCAGAAAAAGATAGACCACCAGCAGGACCAAAATGATTGCTTCAATCAGGGTGTGGATGACTTCTTTTATGGAAATCCTTACAAAGTCGGCCGTATCCAGCGCGATCACGTATTCGATACCTTCAGGCATCGTCTTTTTCAGGTCCTGCATGGTTTCGCGTACGGCCGCGGACACGTCGAGGCCGTTCGAGCCCGGTTGCTGGTAGACGGCAATAAATGTTGCGGGGTCATTGTTGAGCTTGCTTTCCGTGATGTACTGCTTCCGCCCGACCTCGACACGGGCGATGTCCTTGATACGAACAATGGCGCTTTCTTCCCGACTGCCCCGTAAGATGATGTTTTCATATTGTGACGGCTGGGAAAACTGCGGCGGGGTGACGACCGGGAAGTTTTGCTGGACGAAGCCCTCCGTCGGCTGCTGGCCGATCTGGCCGGCCCCAAACAGGGCGTTTTGATAAGCGACCGCCTGCTGAACATCCGCGGTGGTGATGCCGAGAGACGCCATGCGATCAGGATTCATCCAGATGCGCATGGCCTGATCGGCCACACCGAGGATGCCGGCCTGTCCGGCGCCATCGATTCTTTTAATGGCGTCAAGGACATAGACATTGGCGTAATTATCCACATATTCGGGCTTATAACGGCCGTCTTTGTTGTACAGAGCCAGAATCATCAGAATGCTGGATGATTGCTTATATACGGAGACTCCGTTTTGTACCACGGCGTCGGGTAATTGGGGGGTGGCCAGATTTACCCTGTTTTGCACCTGGACCTGGGCAATATCGGGATCCGTATCGAGGGTGAAAGAAACAACCAGGGTCAACTGGCCGGCGCTGGAACTGGTCGATGTCATGTAGAGCATGTTGTCGACACCGTTTATCTGGGCTTCCAGCGGAGCAGCCACCGCGTCGGCCACGGTTTTTGAATCGGCGCCGGGGTAGAATGCAGAAACGATTATCTGAACGGGGGTGATCGACGGGTACTGGGCGACGGGCAGGCATCTTATCGAGATCAGGCCGGCTATGACGATTATGAGAGAAATGACTGTGGCGAAAATCGGTCGCTCGATGAAGAACCTGGAGAACATGAACCGGACCTCTACTATACGCCTTTTTTGATGTTTCTAACGATTATCCTCTATCCTCTGTGACCGGCTTTTCTTTGTATATCTGTGCCTTGACTTTCATACGGGGAAGCAACCCCAGGCCGCCCTCGACGACCACCCGTTCACCGGCCCTCAAGCCGTCATTGATAAACCAGTTGCTGCCGTGCCATTCACCAACTTCGACAGGTCGGGGATCGACCTTGTCGTCGGGATTGACCACCCAGACAAAGTGCCCCTTGGTCCCCATCTGGACTGCCTGCTGGGGCACCTGGATCGCCGCGGGCCGGATGACACCCTTTAACCGCACACGTACATACTGGTTCGGCCGTAAAACACCGTCAGGATTTGGGATGCTGGCACGGTTCAGGAAAGTGCCTGATTTTTCATCGTACATCGGATCGGCAAACGTGACCCATCCCGTGTAGGGGTAGACCGTTCCGTCAACGAGGATGATCTCCGTTTCGTAACGGTCCGGGGCCGGGGGTTTCAGCAAACCCTTGCCGACGGCCGCGTGAAAATTCTGCATTTCGTTTTCCGATACGCTGAAGTTGACCCATATGGGAGAGAGTACCATGACCGTCGTGAGCTGATTGTCCTGGGCGCTGATGTACGCCCCTTCCTGCTGCAGGGCAGCGCTGGTGATCCCGTCGATGGGGGACGTAATGGTGCAATAGGACAGGTTGAGTCTGGCCGATTCAACCTGGGCCTTTGCCTGTTCGACTTCGGCCGCGGCGGATTGGGCACGGCTGGTTGCGTCGTCGAGATCCTTTCTTGACAGGGCGTCCAACTCCGTCAGCGGTTTGACACGGGCTAGGTTGGCCTGTGCCACTTCCAGCGCGGCTTGTTGCTTGGCAAGGGCGGCCTCGGCCTGGTCGAGCTGGACCCGGAAGGGTTTGGGATCCATTTCAAAGAGAACCTGACCCGCCTTAACCATAGCTCCTTCACTGTATACGCGTTTGTTAAGGAACCCGTTGATGCGCGCGCGGATTTCTACCTGATGAGAACTATGGGTCTGGCCCACGAAGGTGAAGACAACGGGCATGTCGCCGGGGACAATCTCAATGACGGAGACTTCGGGCGGAACGTTTGGTTGAACCTTGCTTTCCTGGTGGCAACCGATGAAAAAGGGAATGCATATCAGAATGACCCATAAAACAATTGGAATGAAAGGCATGTCCACAGAGGAGTAACGGGAAAAGACTTTTTTTAAACGCATGATTTCACTCTTCGCTGAAATTACGATTCAAAATAAACCGCTGACTCCTACAGACTCATGTTGGATTCAGTCGGAAAAACCCGATCAGTGCGATGCGAGGGGTTTGGCTCCGATGCCTAAGGCAGATTAAAGGGTGCTGATTTGTCGTGAACTATAGGGAGAAATATTCGGTGTGTCAACGAAATATTGGCCTTGAAAGAGGGATTTGCCGACATGGTTGTGGCCGGGATATGCCCACCCCAAGGGAGCCATGCCCGGCCTACGGAAAGGCCGTCTAAAGTCTCGGTGGCGTTCAAAAGGTTTGGCAAAACGATCTATCGACAAAGGCCAATTAAAGTAATCGATAAATCGTCCGATATATTAAACAGTCCGAGACAAAGAAGAAGAGTAAGCAGTTAAAGTCTGGTAATTGTTGCAGAATATCTTGTAACTTGCCACAGGGACACTACCTTTAGTATCCATTATTCGGAAATCATGAACAAAATCTATGGACTAGATTAGCCAGGAAAGGAGAAGTAAGACATGATGGAATCAAAAGAAAAGAGGGCTGCGAGTAAAGCCATGTTTCTTTGTTTTTACTTTTGGCCTCTGCCCCTTATAAGCGGTTTACTCTGTAATTGGGCTGAAAAGAAGATGATCGAATCAATTTTAAATCATAACGGAATTCTTGATGAAAGACTCCCGCCAAAAATATTTTGGTACTTCCAAAGGAATAATCTTAAGGTTTTCATTGGTTCCTATTTCCCTTGGGTAGGAATCTTCTGTCAGCTTTATAACGTGGTAAAATTATCGAAATTCACTGCGCTTTGTGCCCGGGAAAAACTTGAATGGAAGAATCGTAGGGCCGTATTTAAACTAATAGACCAGCGGATATAACTCTCCCCAGAAACTGGACAGGGCAATAAGGTGCATGTTAGCCTGCCGATATCAGAAGGAGGTATGGCATGGCAGGCAACATACGCAGGCGTCACGACGCCGCTTTCAAGGCGCGAGTGGCCTTGGAAGCACTCCGAGGAGAGAAGACCATAGCCCAGATCGCTTCGGAATACGGTGTCCACCCCAACCAGATCCGCCAATGGCGGCAGAAGCTGCTTGAGGAGCTGCCGCAGCTTTTTTCGGACCGCCGCAAAAGCGCTGAGAAGGACGGGGAAGAGCTGCAGGCGGAACTCTATCGCCAGATCGGGCAGCTCAAGGTGGAGTTGGACTGGCAATCCCAGATGCTGGCATTCTGTGTGCAGGCCCTGGAAAAAGCACTGATCCTTTCGAAGCCGGAGATTTTCAACATGGATCAGGGGGTACAGTTCACGGCAGCGGATTTTATCAGTCGCTTCCAAGGCCATAACATCCAGATCAGCATGGACGGCCGGGGCCGGGTCTATGACAACATCTTCGTCGAGAGACTCTGGAGAACCGTCAAATACGAAGAAGTCTATCTTCATGATTACCGCAGCGTTTCGGAAGCCCACGGCCGTTTGACCGCTTATTTCCAGTTTTACAACACAGAGAGGATTCATGAGGCTTTAGGATACCGGACACCCTTCGAGGTCTATTCCGGCAAACCGCTTAACTTTAACCCTGTGCAGGCTTACCCGAATTTGCACCTTAAACAAGCCCGTTTTCTGTCTTGACTATGGGGAGTGGCTTACGGAGCGCAGCGATCGGGTGTATTGCTTTTGTTAGACATTCTATGATTCTGGCATAAATGTCTCAATTATACAAAGCACAAAAAGCACGCCTCCAACCACTACGCCTGCCCAGTTCCAGCCGGAAAACTTTTCATTGTTTTTGAAATGAGGATTTAAGTTTTTATTGATATTTAACGCAACACTATTGGCAGGAATAAGCAATGCAAATCTGAGAAATGAGAAAAGCCAATATGGATCAGGCAATCTCCATAAGGAATGTATAATATGTAAAAATCAACCTCTTCCCG is drawn from Deltaproteobacteria bacterium and contains these coding sequences:
- a CDS encoding restriction endonuclease subunit S; translation: MSWKLKSLDELGFVSRGRSRHRPRDAAHLYGGPHPFVQTGDVKHAGLYLTNYTQTYSEDGLVQSRMWPAGTLCITIAANIADTAILGFDACFPDSVIGFIPDKQKADARFIKYLFDTLLQRKYKQFTQGAAQDNLSQAKLLSLRFPIPGITEQKLIADKISAYDDLIENNRRRIQLLEQAARLLYKEWFVHLRFPGHEHSKIVDGVPEGWEQRNLQEIATIQKGKNITKDMTEDGVVPVVAGGLKPAYYHNVANTTGSVITVSASGANAGHVALYHQDIWASDCSYLSSSDNPEIWFFYLAMVYRQPEITRMQQGAAQPHVYPKHLMRLSILYPPQILRNLFHGTVEPIFLQIANHEKQIDNLAKARDLLLPKLMNGEVEV
- a CDS encoding type I restriction endonuclease subunit R; this encodes MTPAPYTEDTLVQQTTAEYLERELGWESVYAYNNENFGPDSLLGRESDREVVLTRTLRAKIEELNPGLPTTAYEDAVRRIVTVSASQNMAATNCEKYELIKEGTQVTFRNTKGERVRQRLRIFDFDEPTNNHFLCVRELWVRGDLYRRRADIVGFVNGLPLLFMELKNVSKDIRAAYEQNFLDYKDTVPHLFHHNAFVVLANGVDAKLGSLTSRFEHFHEWKRLAENEPGVVAMETLLKGMCAKANFLDLVENFIVFDDSAGESRKILARNHQFLGVNRAIEAVRDRKNRNGKLGVFWHTQGSGKSYSMVFFTRKVHRKLGGNFTFLILTDREDLDTQIYKTFAGCGVVDNDRDPCRAASGEHLAQLLALHKSHVFSLIQKFNQAVVKGEPYSQRDDLIVITDEAHRTQYGTLALNMRNALPNAGYIGFTGTPLFKDDEITRRVFGDYVSTYDFQRAVEDKATVPLYYDARGDKLGVAVGDLNERIAEKLEELETGNIDVEQRLEQDLKRDYHIITAGKRLDQVARDFVRHYSTAWETGKAMLVCIDKITCVRMHKLIEFYWNERIGELEAQLLKATDEQDEQYRWRRIQWMRQTQMAVVISEEQGEVEKFRKWDLDITPHRRLIKEGIDLSEAMRKQPHFQNMQRLPLDEAFKAEEHPFRVAIVCAMWLTGFDVPSLSILYLDKPLKAHTLMQAIARANRVNEGKNNGMIVDYCGILKNLRKALATFAGTGDDGRGGDGDETEPARPEEELLADLAEAISMVREFMEERKASLDDIIQKTGFARNAAIWAAKEAANANDKTRKRFEIMSRAVFSKFKACITIESIDDYRNDYEAINIIYKSLQQDRDQADIADILRDLHRIVDETIETQPEQIDEPFEAYDISKIDFDRLRREFERSPAKRTTVQNLKAAIEERLHRLLQQNPLRTDFQKHYEEIVAEYNREKDRLTIEKTFEALLKLIEEMDDEERRAVREGLTEETLAIVDLLKKPELTAAESKRIKAVAVDLLKTLKAEKLRINHWRDKESTRDAVRLTIHDFLWSEQTGLPEAYSEEDVRDRTEAVFVHVFRAYPTVPSPYYANMAS
- a CDS encoding efflux transporter outer membrane subunit — its product is MRRFFLIFCTLLLTGCMAGPDYSRPAVNSPEVYRYGVKEARDSANTLWWKQFHDPVLDTLIEEALGNNKDIRIAAANVEQAAGMLTQVRSPLFPQASYNGSGARQRLSEENAAPLPGSVPNPQEAYQVFAGATWEIDLWGRVRRLSEAARANLLGTEEARRGIILSVVALAATNYFELCGLDEQLAIARQNLASYGESVRLFELQHKYGQVSRMTVEQARTRYETAAATIPQIESQIVHIENALSLLLGRNPGPVSRGRTLGELALPEVPADLPSELLANRPDIMQAEQNLIAANAQIGAARTLYFPTISLTAGYGQASGHLSDLFKSPARTWNYGGTITGPIFTAGAVSGQVQQAEAAHKAALLAYELSIQNAFSDVENALATRSKIIEQLQAQKRLVDAAGEYTRLSKLLYDGGYAPYSTVLQAEEQSFPAQLNYVMYRASLFASLVNIYKAMGGGWITEADKLTEVRDKNTDAGKKAP